A DNA window from Chelativorans sp. AA-79 contains the following coding sequences:
- a CDS encoding superoxide dismutase: protein MAFELPDLPYDYEALQPYMSKETLEFHHDKHHKAYVDTGNKLAAEAGMDNLSLEEIVKQSHGKNQPLFNNAGQHFNHIHFWKWMKKGGGGKSLPGALQQAFDSDLGGYDKFRADFINAGMTQFGSGWAWVAFKDGKLQIMKTPNGENPLVHGGTPVLGVDVWEHSYYIDYRNARPKYLEAFVDNLINWDHVLELYEKARG, encoded by the coding sequence ATGGCCTTTGAACTGCCGGACCTGCCCTATGACTACGAGGCACTTCAGCCTTATATGTCCAAGGAAACGCTGGAATTTCACCACGATAAGCACCACAAGGCCTATGTGGACACCGGCAACAAGCTGGCGGCCGAGGCCGGGATGGACAACCTCTCGCTCGAGGAGATCGTCAAGCAGTCCCACGGCAAGAATCAGCCCCTCTTCAACAATGCCGGGCAGCACTTCAACCATATCCATTTCTGGAAGTGGATGAAGAAGGGCGGCGGCGGCAAGAGCCTCCCCGGCGCGCTCCAGCAGGCTTTCGACAGCGATCTCGGCGGCTACGACAAGTTCCGCGCCGATTTCATCAATGCCGGCATGACGCAGTTCGGTTCGGGCTGGGCCTGGGTCGCGTTCAAGGACGGCAAGCTCCAGATCATGAAGACGCCGAACGGCGAGAACCCGCTGGTGCACGGCGGCACGCCGGTCCTGGGCGTCGACGTGTGGGAGCACTCCTATTACATCGACTATCGCAACGCCCGCCCGAAATATCTCGAGGCCTTCGTCGACAATCTGATCAACTGGGATCACGTCCTGGAGCTCTACGAGAAGGCGCGCGGCTGA